One Neovison vison isolate M4711 chromosome 2, ASM_NN_V1, whole genome shotgun sequence genomic window carries:
- the GNAT2 gene encoding guanine nucleotide-binding protein G(t) subunit alpha-2: MGSGASAEDKELAKRSKELEKKLQEDADKEAKTVKLLLLGAGESGKSTIVKQMKIIHQDGYTPEECLEYKSIIYGNVLQSILAIIRAMSTLGIDYAEPSCADTGRQLNNLADSTEEGTMPPELVEVIRKLWKDGGVQACFDRAAEYQLNDSASYYLNQLDRITAPDYLPNEQDVLRSRVKTTGIIETKFSVKDLNFRMFDVGGQRSERKKWIHCFEGVTCIIFCAALSAYDMVLVEDDEVNRMHESLHLFNSICNHKFFAATSIVLFLNKKDLFEEKIKKVHLSICFPEYDGNNSYEDAGNYIKSQFLDLNMRKDVKEIYSHMTCATDTQNVKFVFDAVTDIIIKENLKDCGLF; the protein is encoded by the exons ATGGGGAGTGGAGCCAGTGCTGAGGACAAAGAACTAGCCAAGAGGTCCAAGGAGCTAGAAAAGAAGCTGCAGGAGGATGCTGACAAGGAAGCCAAGACCGTCAAGCTGCTATTGCTGG GTGCTGGAGAGTCAGGAAAGAGCACTATCGTCAAACAGATGAA GATCATCCATCAAGACGGCTATACGCCAGAGGAATGCCTGGAGTATAAGTCCATCATCTATGGGAATGTACTGCAGTCCATCCTGGCTATCATCCGTGCCATGTCCACACTGGGTATTGACTATGCTGAACCAAGCTGTGCG GATACTGGGCGACAGCTCAACAACCTGGCTGACTCCACGGAGGAGGGCACCATGCCTCCAGAGCTGGTGGAGGTCATCAGGAAGTTGTGGAAGGATGGTGGGGTGCAAGCCTGCTTTGACCGAGCTGCAGAATACCAACTCAATGATTCAGCATCTTA CTACCTGAACCAGTTAGACCGGATTACAGCCCCTGACTACCTCCCTAATGAGCAAGATGTGCTTCGATCCAGAGTCAAAACTACAGGCATCATTGAGACCAAGTTTTCTGTCAAAGACTTGAACTTCAG gaTGTTTGATGTGGGAGGGCAAAGATCAGAGAGAAAGAAGTGGATCCACTGCTTCGAGGGAGTCACTTGCATCATTTTCTGTGCAGCCCTCAGTGCCTATGATATGGTGCTAGTGGAAGATGATGAAGTA AATCGCATGCATGAGTCACTGCACCTCTTCAACAGCATATGTAACCACAAGTTCTTTGCGGCTACTTCCATTGTCCTTTTTCTCAACAAGAAGGACCTCTTTGaggaaaaaatcaagaaagtCCATCTCAGtatttgttttccagagtatGATG GAAACAACTCTTATGAAGATGCAGGGAATTACATCAAGAGTCAGTTCCTTGACCTCAACATGCGAAAAGATGTCAAAGAAATCTACAGTCACATGACCTGTGCTACAGACACACAGAATGTCAAATTTGTATTTGACGCAGTTACAGATATTATCATCAAAGAAAACCTCAAGGACTGCGGGCTCTTCTAA
- the AMPD2 gene encoding AMP deaminase 2 isoform X2 → MTPPQSSLGSPISNTQRAWREPQTSSGSCSLGSTWPARLLSRELGVGTPGSSRKVRAAAEVYRGPPPASGHFLKTAFLLPYPCRGQGTSEGLGQDLGPSPPPLLCDLRFPAGQTLAGSLPGTPAGSGSMASEARGGLGAPPLQSARSLPGPAPCLKHFPLDLRTSMDGKCKEIAEELFSRSLAESELRSAPYEFPEESPIEQLEERRQRLERQISQDVKLEPDILLRAKQDFLKTDSTSDFQLYKEQGEGQGDRGLREREVVLEREFQRVTISGEEKCGVPFTDLLDAAKSVVRALFIREKYMALSLQSFCPTTRRYLQQLAEKPLETRTYEQGPDTPVSADAPVHPPALEQHPYEYCEPSTMPGDLGLGLRMVQGVVHVYTRREPDEHCLEVELPYPDLQEFVADVNVLMALIINGPIKSFCYRRLQYLSSKFQMHVLLNEMKELAAQKKVPHRDFYNIRKVDTHIHASSCMNQKHLLRFIKRAMKRHLEEIVHVEQGREQTLREVFESMNLTAYDLSVDTLDMHADRNTFHRFDKFNAKYNPIGESVLREIFIKTDNRVSGKYFAHIIKEVMSDLEESKYQNAELRLSIYGRSRDEWDKLACWAVKHRVHSPNVRWLVQVPRLFDVYRTKGQLANFQEMLENIFLPLFEATVHPASHPELHLFLEHVDGFDSVDDESKPENHVFNLESPLPEAWVEEDNPPYAYYLYYTFANMATLNHLRRQRGFHTFVLRPHCGEAGPIHHLVSAFMLAENISHGLLLRKAPVLQYLYYLAQIGIAMSPLSNNSLFLSYHRNPLPEYLSRGLMVSLSTDDPLQFHFTKEPLMEEYSIATQVWKLSSCDMCELARNSVLMSGFSHKVKSHWLGPNYTKEGPEGNDIRRTNVPDIRVGYRYETLCQELALITQAVQSEMLETIPEESGVTTSPGPQ, encoded by the exons ATGACTCCCCCGCAGTCCAGCCTCGGTAGTCCGATCTCGAACACCCAGAGAGCGTGGAGAGAACCTCAGACGAGTTccgggtcctgctctctgggaagCACGTGGCCTGCTCGCctcttgagcagagagctgggggtCGGGACTCCCGGGTCTTCGCGAAAGGTCCGTGCAGCGGCCGAGGTCTATCGGGGCCCACCTCCCGCCTCCgggcattttttaaagactgccTTCCTTCTTCCATATCCGTGCCGGGGGCAGGGGACCTCGGAGGGACTTGGCCAGGATCTGGgtcccagccctcctcccctcctttgcGACCTCCGCTTCCCGGCTGGGCAGACCCTGGCGGGCAGCCTCCCCGGTACCCCTGCGGGCTCCGGCAGCATGGCCTCAG AGGCTCGGGGTGGGCTGGGGGCCCCTCCGCTGCAGTCGGCCCGATCCCTGccaggccctgccccctgcctcaaGCACTTCCCACTTGACCTGCGCACGTCCATGGATGGCAAATGCAAGGAGATCGCCGAG GAGCTGTTCAGCCGCTCCCTGGCTGAGAGCGAGCTCCGCAGCGCCCCATACGAGTTTCCGGAGGAGAGCCCCATTGAGCAACTGGAGGAGCGGAGGCAGCGCCTGGAGAGGCAGATCAGCCAGGATGTCAA GCTGGAGCCAGACATCCTTCTTCGGGCCAAGCAAGATTTCCTGAAGACAGATAGTACTTCAGACTTCCA GCTCTACaaggagcagggtgaggggcaaggTGACCGGGGCCTGCGAGAGCGAGAGGTGGTGCTAGAGCGGGAATTTCAGCGGGTCACCATCTCCGGCGAGGAGAAGTGTGGG GTGCCATTCACAGACCTGCTGGACGCAGCCAAGAGCGTGGTGCGGGCGCTCTTCATCCGGGAGAAGTACATGGCCCTCTCGCTGCAGAGTTTCTGCCCCACCACCCGCCGGTACCTGCAGCAGCTGGCTGAGAAGCCTCTGGAGACACGGACCTACGAGCAGGGCCCCGACACCCCTGTATCCGCTG ATGCCCCGGTGCACCCCCCCGCGCTGGAGCAGCACCCCTACGAGTACTGTGAGCCAAGCACCATGCCTGGGGACCTGGGCTTGGGTCTGCGCATGGTGCAGGGCGTGGTGCATGTCTACACCCGCAGGGAACCCGATGAGCA CTGCCTGGAGGTGGAGCTGCCATACCCTGACCTGCAGGAATTTGTGGCAGACGTCAATGTGCTTATGGCTCTGATCATCAACGGCCCCAT AAAGTCCTTCTGCTATCGCCGGCTCCAATACCTGAGCTCCAAGTTCCAGATGCATGTGCTGCTCAATGAGATGAAGGAGCTGGCCGCCCAGAAGAAGGTGCCACACCGGGATTTCTACAACATCCGCAAG GTGGACACACACATCCATGCCTCGTCCTGCATGAACCAGAAGCACCTGCTGCGTTTCATCAAGCGTGCGATGAAGCGACACCTGGAGGAGATCGTGCACGTGGAGCAGGGCCGAGAGCAGACGCTGCGGGAGGTCTTTGAGAGCATGAATCTCACTGCGTATGACCTGAGTGTGGATACGCTGGACATGCACGCG GACAGGAACACCTTCCATCGATTTGACAAGTTCAATGCCAAATACAACCCCATTGGGGAGTCTGTCCTCCGAGAGATCTTCATCAAGACCGACAACAGGGTTTCTGGAAAGTACTTTGCCCACATTATCAAG GAGGTGATGTCAGATCTGGAGGAGAGCAAATACCAGAATGCAGAGCTGCGGCTCTCCATCTATGGGCGTTCGAGGGATGAGTGGGACAAGCTGGCATGCTGGGCTGTGAAGCACCGAGTCCACTCTCCCAACGTGCGCTGGCTTGTGCAAGTGCCTCGCCTCTT TGACGTGTACCGTACTAAGGGCCAGCTGGCCAACTTCCAGGAGATGCTGGAGAACATCTTCCTGCCGCTCTTCGAGGCCACCGTGCACCCTGCCAGCCACCCGGAGCTGCACCTGTTCTTGGAGCAC GTGGATGGCTTTGACAGCGTGGATGATGAGTCTAAGCCCGAGAATCACGTCTTCAACCTGGAGAGCCCTCTCCCCGAAGCGTGGGTGGAGGAGGACAACCCACCCTACGCCTACTACCTGTACTACACCTTTGCCAACATGGCCACGCTGAACCACCTGCGCAG GCAGAGGGGCTTTCACACGTTTGTGCTGAGGCCACACTGTGGGGAAGCCGGGCCCATCCACCACCTGGTGTCGGCCTTCATGCTGGCCGAGAACATTTCTCACGGGCTGCTTCTGCGCAAG GCCCCAGTGCTGCAGTACCTGTATTACCTGGCCCAGATTGGCATCGCCATGTCGCCGCTCAGCAACAACAGTCTTTTCCTCAGCTACCACCGGAACCCGCTACCCGAGTACCTGTCCCGTGGTCTCATGGTCTCTCTGTCCACCGATGATCCCCTGCAGTTCCACTTCACCAAG GAGCCACTGATGGAGGAGTACAGCATCGCCACCCAGGTGTGGAAGCTCAGTTCCTGCGACATGTGTGAGCTGGCCCGGAACAGCGTGCTCATGAGCGGCTTCTCCCACAAG GTGAAGAGCCACTGGCTGGGACCCAACTATACCAAGGAGGGCCCTGAGGGCAATGATATCCGCCGCACCAACGTGCCGGACATCCGAGTGGGCTACCGCTATGAGACTCTGTGCCAGGAGTTGGCGCTCATCACACAGGCAGTCCAGAGTGAGATGCTGGAGACCATCCCCGAGGAGAGCGGGGTCACGACAAGCCCAGGGCCTCAGTGA
- the AMPD2 gene encoding AMP deaminase 2 isoform X1 encodes MASNPSGPGNPKAKYPFKKRVSLQASSAVPEARGGLGAPPLQSARSLPGPAPCLKHFPLDLRTSMDGKCKEIAEELFSRSLAESELRSAPYEFPEESPIEQLEERRQRLERQISQDVKLEPDILLRAKQDFLKTDSTSDFQLYKEQGEGQGDRGLREREVVLEREFQRVTISGEEKCGVPFTDLLDAAKSVVRALFIREKYMALSLQSFCPTTRRYLQQLAEKPLETRTYEQGPDTPVSADAPVHPPALEQHPYEYCEPSTMPGDLGLGLRMVQGVVHVYTRREPDEHCLEVELPYPDLQEFVADVNVLMALIINGPIKSFCYRRLQYLSSKFQMHVLLNEMKELAAQKKVPHRDFYNIRKVDTHIHASSCMNQKHLLRFIKRAMKRHLEEIVHVEQGREQTLREVFESMNLTAYDLSVDTLDMHADRNTFHRFDKFNAKYNPIGESVLREIFIKTDNRVSGKYFAHIIKEVMSDLEESKYQNAELRLSIYGRSRDEWDKLACWAVKHRVHSPNVRWLVQVPRLFDVYRTKGQLANFQEMLENIFLPLFEATVHPASHPELHLFLEHVDGFDSVDDESKPENHVFNLESPLPEAWVEEDNPPYAYYLYYTFANMATLNHLRRQRGFHTFVLRPHCGEAGPIHHLVSAFMLAENISHGLLLRKAPVLQYLYYLAQIGIAMSPLSNNSLFLSYHRNPLPEYLSRGLMVSLSTDDPLQFHFTKEPLMEEYSIATQVWKLSSCDMCELARNSVLMSGFSHKVKSHWLGPNYTKEGPEGNDIRRTNVPDIRVGYRYETLCQELALITQAVQSEMLETIPEESGVTTSPGPQ; translated from the exons ATGGCATCCAACCCATCTGGCCCCGGCAATCCCAAGGCCAAATATCCCTTTAAGAAGCGGGTCAGCTTGCAGGCCTCCTCTGCAGTACCAG AGGCTCGGGGTGGGCTGGGGGCCCCTCCGCTGCAGTCGGCCCGATCCCTGccaggccctgccccctgcctcaaGCACTTCCCACTTGACCTGCGCACGTCCATGGATGGCAAATGCAAGGAGATCGCCGAG GAGCTGTTCAGCCGCTCCCTGGCTGAGAGCGAGCTCCGCAGCGCCCCATACGAGTTTCCGGAGGAGAGCCCCATTGAGCAACTGGAGGAGCGGAGGCAGCGCCTGGAGAGGCAGATCAGCCAGGATGTCAA GCTGGAGCCAGACATCCTTCTTCGGGCCAAGCAAGATTTCCTGAAGACAGATAGTACTTCAGACTTCCA GCTCTACaaggagcagggtgaggggcaaggTGACCGGGGCCTGCGAGAGCGAGAGGTGGTGCTAGAGCGGGAATTTCAGCGGGTCACCATCTCCGGCGAGGAGAAGTGTGGG GTGCCATTCACAGACCTGCTGGACGCAGCCAAGAGCGTGGTGCGGGCGCTCTTCATCCGGGAGAAGTACATGGCCCTCTCGCTGCAGAGTTTCTGCCCCACCACCCGCCGGTACCTGCAGCAGCTGGCTGAGAAGCCTCTGGAGACACGGACCTACGAGCAGGGCCCCGACACCCCTGTATCCGCTG ATGCCCCGGTGCACCCCCCCGCGCTGGAGCAGCACCCCTACGAGTACTGTGAGCCAAGCACCATGCCTGGGGACCTGGGCTTGGGTCTGCGCATGGTGCAGGGCGTGGTGCATGTCTACACCCGCAGGGAACCCGATGAGCA CTGCCTGGAGGTGGAGCTGCCATACCCTGACCTGCAGGAATTTGTGGCAGACGTCAATGTGCTTATGGCTCTGATCATCAACGGCCCCAT AAAGTCCTTCTGCTATCGCCGGCTCCAATACCTGAGCTCCAAGTTCCAGATGCATGTGCTGCTCAATGAGATGAAGGAGCTGGCCGCCCAGAAGAAGGTGCCACACCGGGATTTCTACAACATCCGCAAG GTGGACACACACATCCATGCCTCGTCCTGCATGAACCAGAAGCACCTGCTGCGTTTCATCAAGCGTGCGATGAAGCGACACCTGGAGGAGATCGTGCACGTGGAGCAGGGCCGAGAGCAGACGCTGCGGGAGGTCTTTGAGAGCATGAATCTCACTGCGTATGACCTGAGTGTGGATACGCTGGACATGCACGCG GACAGGAACACCTTCCATCGATTTGACAAGTTCAATGCCAAATACAACCCCATTGGGGAGTCTGTCCTCCGAGAGATCTTCATCAAGACCGACAACAGGGTTTCTGGAAAGTACTTTGCCCACATTATCAAG GAGGTGATGTCAGATCTGGAGGAGAGCAAATACCAGAATGCAGAGCTGCGGCTCTCCATCTATGGGCGTTCGAGGGATGAGTGGGACAAGCTGGCATGCTGGGCTGTGAAGCACCGAGTCCACTCTCCCAACGTGCGCTGGCTTGTGCAAGTGCCTCGCCTCTT TGACGTGTACCGTACTAAGGGCCAGCTGGCCAACTTCCAGGAGATGCTGGAGAACATCTTCCTGCCGCTCTTCGAGGCCACCGTGCACCCTGCCAGCCACCCGGAGCTGCACCTGTTCTTGGAGCAC GTGGATGGCTTTGACAGCGTGGATGATGAGTCTAAGCCCGAGAATCACGTCTTCAACCTGGAGAGCCCTCTCCCCGAAGCGTGGGTGGAGGAGGACAACCCACCCTACGCCTACTACCTGTACTACACCTTTGCCAACATGGCCACGCTGAACCACCTGCGCAG GCAGAGGGGCTTTCACACGTTTGTGCTGAGGCCACACTGTGGGGAAGCCGGGCCCATCCACCACCTGGTGTCGGCCTTCATGCTGGCCGAGAACATTTCTCACGGGCTGCTTCTGCGCAAG GCCCCAGTGCTGCAGTACCTGTATTACCTGGCCCAGATTGGCATCGCCATGTCGCCGCTCAGCAACAACAGTCTTTTCCTCAGCTACCACCGGAACCCGCTACCCGAGTACCTGTCCCGTGGTCTCATGGTCTCTCTGTCCACCGATGATCCCCTGCAGTTCCACTTCACCAAG GAGCCACTGATGGAGGAGTACAGCATCGCCACCCAGGTGTGGAAGCTCAGTTCCTGCGACATGTGTGAGCTGGCCCGGAACAGCGTGCTCATGAGCGGCTTCTCCCACAAG GTGAAGAGCCACTGGCTGGGACCCAACTATACCAAGGAGGGCCCTGAGGGCAATGATATCCGCCGCACCAACGTGCCGGACATCCGAGTGGGCTACCGCTATGAGACTCTGTGCCAGGAGTTGGCGCTCATCACACAGGCAGTCCAGAGTGAGATGCTGGAGACCATCCCCGAGGAGAGCGGGGTCACGACAAGCCCAGGGCCTCAGTGA